In the genome of Streptomyces sp. P3, the window GGTGAGGTCGTCGGGGAGCAGCCATCGGACGGACTCGATATCGGATGGGTGGGCGGTGGCGGTTGCGAGCAGCAGCCGCTCCTCCTCGACTGCCTCGATGTAGTCGGGCGGGATGGCTGGCGGCGGTGCGGGGGCGCGGGGCAGGACGCCGGCGCGCGGTGGGAACCGGCTCGCGATGTCGTCCACGACCGCGACGAGTGCGTCGGCCTCGGCGAGCACCGTCTGGACGGGGTGTGGGAGGGAGGCATCGTGGACGGTCTGGACGAGGAGTTCGGCGGCCGTCTGTAGGCGTCGGCGGGCGTGTTCGGCCTCGACCATCCGTGCGTAGGCCGGTGCGTGGCGGGGCCAGGGGCAGACCTGGATGAGGGTGTGCAGGTAGGAGGCGGTCAGTCCGCGCGCCTGCTCGCGCCCTGTGGCGAGCACCTGGTCGAGCCACTTGGTGTTTTTGGCGTGCTCGGCCGGGTCGGGCGGGGGCTGCGTGCTGATCGCTGCGTACAAGGCGGAGTGCGCGGCAGTGGAGAACGAGTTGCCGGCGATGCCGGTCACGTCGGCGAGACGGTGCGGATCGAGGAGGAGGGCGCCGAGGAGGGCCTGCTCGACGTAGTACACGGGCGGCGGCGGATGCGTGTCGGGCAGGTCGTCGAGGTCGCCGTCCTCGTCAGGTTCGGG includes:
- a CDS encoding DnaB-like helicase N-terminal domain-containing protein, producing the protein MPRTPEPDEDGDLDDLPDTHPPPPVYYVEQALLGALLLDPHRLADVTGIAGNSFSTAAHSALYAAISTQPPPDPAEHAKNTKWLDQVLATGREQARGLTASYLHTLIQVCPWPRHAPAYARMVEAEHARRRLQTAAELLVQTVHDASLPHPVQTVLAEADALVAVVDDIASRFPPRAGVLPRAPAPPPAIPPDYIEAVEEERLLLATATAHPSDIESVRWLLPDDLTLPLHAGLWQCLTALARRREPVDPVTVLWEAQQRGLLDDGSEPGEVLHLLAEPAGSVEHWGERALQRSLLATADRTGRRIEAYAGDPANTPFQLVAGARRSLADIGAVRTRWQHATGTVPPQRPRPAPTTRAGPPTTTAAHTARAARATR